The segment GAGTAGTTGTAGCGGTAATTGTCACACTCCTCTTTGTCAGGGTAAGGCACTTCGTACATGACATTCACCAACCAGTTTCCCTTTTCCAACAGCTTGATGCAGGCCGTTCCATCCTTGTCCGTCTTCGTGGTAATGGCAAAACTATCCGGCTGGTCTGAAAAACCTGCATAAGTAGCACGGACATCAACGGACGCAAGGGCTTTACCATCATAAATAATCTTCACGGGCAATATCTCACCCTGCTTCAGATGTCCTCCATCTTTCAACGGAATGATTTCCAAAAGATCGCCAACAGGCTGGTCAGGCATCTTTCCCCTGTCGCCCACATTTATGAGAGCCTTGGCCCTTATGTCGTAACGGAAGCAGGAAACCACGTTCTCCAGGCCCCTTTTGGGCTGAAGTTTGTACCCCTCTGTCGTCTTGCTCAGAAAGCCGGGATGGATATTTGCCAGTATCGCATAGCAACCTTGTGCTGCGGGGACGAATTCAAATTCAGTTGGGGATACCTGCTTCAGGGGAATCCTGGTGCCTTTTGAATCCAGGGCATAGACCTCATTCAGATACCCCTCCTTGATCACCTCATCTTTTGGGAATTTGTGTCCCCAGCCGATCTCAATCCGAACCTTTTGCCCCACCTCCGGTTGATCATCATCAATGTTGAGCCACAAGGAGTGTGCCTGGGCAAGAGACGCTGAAAAACAAAACGGCAACAGCAATAACAATAAAAACGTATTCTTAATCATGAGATATCTCCTTAAACATATTCATCAACTGCAAATCCCCCAAAGCTTCTCTTGTCAGCTTGGGGAGATTTCACTTAAGAGGCCCTTGAGAATGTTTCAAGCCTTTATTCCAGATGTTTCTGCATATGTTTCATGGCCGACTCATAGGGCTTGCCTTGCATAAAACGCCCGATAAACAACAGGCCCATGAATCTTTCCTTGTCTTTTGCGAGCTTTTCTCCCATGTCAGCCACCGTACCGCGCAAGATGCGCTCTCGATCGGGATACCCGGCCCAGTAGACCACGGCACACGGCATATCCGGCGGGAGGACTTCCTGAAGCGCAGCGAATAACTCTCGTGGCTTCCATAGGGCCATGTAAAAGACCATTGTTGAATCATATTTCGCCAGGTCCTTGAGTATTTGGCGATCTTGCATATTCCAACCCATTAGGGAAAAAGGCGCTGACTGTATAACAAAGCGGGTGCCGTGCGCCGGGATCGTGCTTTTCCCCAAGGCTGCCATGGCTGCCGCGTCGCATCCCATACCAGGGATGATGACCACGTCCTGCCGATCGAACTGTTCCGCGTACCAGTGGCTGGGACCGTAAAGACAGGGATTACCGGAGTCGAGCAGCCCTACGTCTTTACCTTCTCCCAAGAGGTTCTTGATCTTTTCCACCCTCTCATCCCTTATCCGAAAGCGTTCTACCTTGAAACAGGCAAATTCCTCCTTGCTTAGTTCATCTTGTTTCTTCCCCTTGTAGTCCCAAATCCCTGTCCATGGATCAAACAGGATAGGCTTATTGCCCACATACTCGGCAAAGAGTTTCACATGCCTATCCGGGGCCACAATAACGTCCATTTGCCTGATCGTATTCAGGGCCTGCAGTGTGGCTGTCCCGGGCCCGGCCGGACCGGTTCCAATCACATATAAGTGACCGCGGCCCCAGGCTGCAGCCTGGGAAGCCCAACAAAGCGATCCGGCTATAGCCACAACAACCACCACAAGGAGGACAAGCCTTCTCATTTTTTTCATGGATTTATCTCCTAAAACTTTACACCGACCTGGAATCCCCAGACATACTCCGGCATTTCATAACCCGCTATCTCTTCGTAATCCTCGCCTGTTACATTGTTGCAAAAGATACTGACCACGTATTCCATCTGATCAAACCTGAACTTCTGCTCAAATCCCACATCCACGGTTATGTAAGGACTCATCCCTTCACCCCTTTGAGACTTACGCGCATCAACGTATCGGGAACTCAACTGGAACCATCCATCCTCCCAGACCATATAGCGAGCAAGCAGCTTGACCTTATTTCTGGCCAGAAGGTCTGGAAGATAATACGTCCATCCGTGTTCGTAGCCAGTGTCATTTACGCTGTGTCTTTGATACACATAGGCCGCCGTGGCCCGGAAACGGTCACCCAGCTTGATTGTGGCTTCCAGTTCTCCACCGTAGAGTTTGACATGGTCAATATTGCAAAGGCAGTCAGTCCCTGCACCCGACCCTTCTGAAGGGGGAATGGTAATGCCGTTATCATTGATAAAATCATCAATGTCATAATACCAGCCAGCGGCCCTGACGGTCAGAAATTTGAAATCCTGTATGATCCCAAGCTCATATTCCCATGCCGATTCAGGGTCCAATCTAGAATTCTCTCTGGACGCGCACCGCGCCCACCAGTAATAGTCTCAGGGACACGGGAGCCGGTAAGAGCGACTCACTGCGGCATAGAGGGCCGTCTCCGGGGTGGCCTGGAAATCGACCTTCAGGCTTGGATAAAAGCCGTCGTCGTTATCCGTTTTGCCCGAATTATCAGCACTGAACGGCCATCCGGGAGGCTGGGAATCGTAGCCCATTTCCCACCAGCCGTAATAGACATCCATATCGACATCATAGTAACGAATGCCGGGGGTAAGGGTCCACCGGTCACCGAGGTGAATAACATCCTGGATATAGGCTGATTTGACATTGTAGATGATGGGGTCCTTGTCCGGCCAGCCCAGTTCCTGGTACTCGGTCCCTGCCGTCACGCTGTGGGAGTCGAACAGGTCGATGTCCCGGTACTCGCAGATTATCCCCTTTGTCCTGTCATCAACAAAGTCGTCTTTTTTAAATTTTTTCTCCGGGTCTTCCATTGAGGCGCCTTTGCCATAACTGCTGGTCCAGCGCCTGCCCTCGGTCCAAAACCCATGGACATTTACAATACCCGGCCCCAGGGGCATCTGAAAGATGACATCCAGATAGGAGGTATGTTTTTTCCACTCCGGACGCAGTGAACCTGTTGTGGGCAACTGAGGCCAGTTGAGGTGCCTCAGCTGGTCTGCAGACTTCTTAAATTTGGGATAGTCGTCATCATAGCGGGCAGCTACACCCGGATCAGGATCATTCGGATCATTGATAACCGGGAAGCCATAGTCGACATCGGAATACTTGGCACCTGCAGTGAAAGTGGCGTCATGAGGAAGAAAAAAGCTCAAATGCCCGTTAAGGTTATCCACTCTCTGAAAGTCGTTTCTGAGATAACCATCCGTGCCTCCTCTACTTGCTGAAAAATGGTAACCCACGATATTGCCGACACCCCCGTCAACAGAACCTGACACATTATAGGTATCATACCTTCCATAGCCCCCCTTGAAACTCACATCAGGTTTGGGGTCATCCGTCTTTTTTCCCTTTTTCGTAATCATGTTGATCACGCCACCGATGGCAAAAGGATGAAGCACCGAATGTCCGCCCCGGATGATTTCAATGCACTCGATATCATCCAGGTTCAACGTGGACCAGTCAACAATGTACCTGCCGTAATGGCCTGTATGGTTGATCCTGCGACCGTCGATCTCTATGACCATACGCCCTTCGTTGAGGCCACGGATGGATACCTCATCGCCCGGGCTGGCCATTAGCGGATTGCTGCGCTGCACGTCGATCCCGCCGATTTCGGTCAGCACGTCTGTCAGCGTCCTAACATCACCAGGCCTTTCGAATTTATCCAGGTTAATGATGGTCCTCTCGGTTGTTATCTCAACGCCCGGCTGCGGGGCCATCACTGTGATGGTCCCAATATCAATCGGCTTCGGTTCCTTTTCCCCAGCCAATCCAGGAATTGAGATCGCGACCATGATAAAGGCAAGTCCGTTCACAAGAAAAACGTTCCAAAACTGTTTCCATTTTCCTTTCAACTTCACTCTTCTTTTCTCCTCTCCTATTTTAGATACAGTAATAGCCATACTGCACGACACCTGCCTTGAAGCGTCAAATCCGGATATCACCTGGTGTTGTGCAGTCTATTTTTTCGGGATATCTACGCTGAAGGCAAATCTTGCTACGAATTTTAAAAAAGTACTACTATTGGCAGAAAATGTCAACCTTTTGGATGATCAATTTTTCTGATGGATGGGCTTGGGGCAGATCTTGATACTCACGTAAGCTCAAACACTATGGTGAGCTCCAGGGGGATATCTCCCTTAAAAAGATGTGCAGGCGCTTTTGGAAATGGGGCAGCTTCCTTCACTGCCGTGAGCGCTGCTCCATCCAGGACCCTGTTACCTGACGTCTTTACGACCTCGGCCGACCTTATATCTCCTTCAGGCCGAATTATAAAGCGTACGGTCACACTCCCCTCTATTTGTCTGACCTTGGCACTTTCAGGATATCTCTTATATTTTTCTATTCTGAGCCGTACCATTTCCAGATAGCTGTCGGTTGTTGTGTAATCGCAGGCGGATTGATCCGGGATCCAGTCTGAGATGTCCGGGCCGGGAACATCCTGGATATCCGGCATGCTGATTCCCTCCACAAGGCCGTCCGGCAGGTCTTTCTCTACCGGCTCAAGTTTTATCGGTTTCAGGTGTGGGATAAGCTGGGTTACTCTCAGCTTTTTTATCTCCTGTGGCCGATCAGGGGGCTCGGGTCTGTGGCGCGGCCTGGGGATACTCCTTTTGGGAACTTTTGATATATTTTGAAGTGTCAACTCGATGTAAGTAAGGGTGTTTGAACTATAGAGTTTGGAAATATGCAAAAACAGGACAAGATGTATTAAAAGGGACACGCACAACAGACCGTGCAAGAGCCGGTTGGGACTTCTTTTTGTTGACCGGGATTTCACTCTTTAAACCTAAAATTGATTACATTACAAAAAGTCTGAAATGTGATTCCGCTCAAAAAACCCGAGATGCAAGGCACGAGATTTCCGAGAAGTGAGGCGTACTTAGCGTACGTCGCAATGACGAGGAAATTGAAGCAACGCCGCAGATTGGGTTTTTTCAGCGGAATCAAAATTCCTTTTCGGTCGCCAGACACAGCCGTCCAGCCCCTGCCGCCTTGGCCACATCCATGACCTTTACGGCCTTATTGAGGATTACGGCCCGGTCAGCCCTGACAACGACCAGTTTGTCTTCCTTGCCACCGATCATCTCCTTGAGCCCGTCAAAGAGCGCAGGCATGGAGACCTCCCTGGTTCCAAGAAATGCCCTTCCCTGCCGATCCACATAGACGGTAATCACCTCCTCGGTCTGCGGTGTCGAGGCCTTGGCCTGGGGGAGCTTGACCTTGATCCCCTCTTCAACCATAAAATTAGTAGTGAGGAGAAAATAGATCAAAAGGAGAAACACGATATCAATCAGAGAGGTCAGGGGAACCTGGACTCCCATACGGGCCCTTCTTTTGGGATGAACAATCATGATCAGGTTACCTCCCGGTGGCCTTGATGGCTGTCTTGATAAAGGTCACCATCCCGTCCTGTAGCCGGGCCTCATACTTGTCCACGCGGGACACGAGATAGCTGTGGGCCACCATGGTGGGAAGCGCTACTGCAAGGCCCAGGGCCGTGGTCAGCATGGCCTCCCAGATGCCGCCCGCAAGTACAGCGGCATTGACCTTGCCTCCCATCTGCTGAATGACCATAAAGGCCTTGATCATGCCGATAACAGTCCCCAGCAGACCGAGCAACGGAGCAATACTGCCAATGGTGGCAAGGACCTGGAGATAGCGGGAAAGCTCCCTGACTTCCTCCCCTGTGGAGTGGACAACCACTGTCTCAAAGGTCTCCCGGTCATGATCCATGACCTCCAAGGCACTTGCCAGGATACGCGCCATGGGGGATTCGCTCCTTCTTGCAAGATCAATGGCCCGGGCAGGCTCACCATCCCGCACATACCCGGCCACCTTTTTCACCAGTCCAAAATCCCGGATGCGTACCCTGGAAAAATGTATCAATCTCTCCAGGAAGATAGCCAGGGCAACCACGGAGCACAGAAGGATCGGTCCTACAAGAATGCCGCCTTTTGCAAGAAAATCGATCATACTTACACCCCCTTGCCTGTTTCATCTTCAATAATATCCGGTCTGCCATCAAAATTGAGATCTATCGAACGTCTCACCATTGCCTCCGACCCATCGTATTCCTCCCATTGATCAGGCTTTCCGTCTGCATTTGTGTCTACCTCAACAGCGGTCAGTCTTCCATTTTGATAGTGGTACCAGGTATCCACACGGCCATCTCCCGAATGATCCTCTTCGGCCCGGATTGCCTCTCCGTCCTGGTTGTAGAACCAGGTGATGTCCAGGCGATCAACGGCCTCATGCCTTTCCTGGCTCTTGACCAGCTTTCCTTCAGCATCGAAATGTTCCCTCAGGTCCGGATTGCCGTCACCGTCCTCATCAATCTCCCTGAGCCTCAAGACGTTCTTTTTATAATAACAGCGACCCTCCGGATTCTTATCTCTATCGGCATCCACCTCCATCACCATGGACCATGGAGACCTGTCGAACCACTGGGTGATCTCAAAGCGGCCGTCATTGTCCTCGTCCCTGACAAGCCGGTATTTCTTTTCATTCCTGTAAAAGATCTTTGAGCTGATCTTCCCGTTACCTTCGTCGTCTTTTTCCACCCTTGCAAGCAGTCCATCCTTATAATATTCCCATGTGTCGATCCTGCCGTTGAGATCCGTATCCATTTCGACCCGCTCCTTTTCTTCCCCGGCATTAAAATAAATCGTTACATCCGGCCTTCCGTCCCGATTAAGATCCTCTGTCTGGCGACAGGCCCTTCCCTCTTCAAACAGCGTAACGGTCTCCTTGAATCCGTCACCGTCAGCATCGTAGATTACCCTGACCGGCAGACCTGCATGAAAGGTACTGATCCTGTCAATCCGGCCGGTATGCCTGGTGTCTTCCTCCATGCTTTCAGCATGGCCGTCTGCATCAAAATGGATAAAAACATCCTTTTCCCCATCAAGGTTTGAGTCTCTCTCCTGATAGTGGGGTCTGCCGTGCCTGAACACGGTCATGATGTCATAACGGCCGTCCCCATCACCATCCACGCGTCTCTGTGACAGTTCATCATCCTTATAGGTCTGCCAGATATTGGGTTTGCCGTCGCCGTCCGTATCTTTTGCGGACGAGGAGAGCATCCCCTCCCTGAAATGATAAATGCTGTCAAACAGGCCGTCTCCTGTAGTATCTTTTTTTATCTTCAGGGGACGCTCCTGCGAATCAAATTGAATAACTTGAGTCACCTCGCCGGTGTCGTTTGACAACCTTTCATGCCTGGTCCTTTTCCCTGCCTCAAAATAGTCCCGGCAATCAATCCGCCGGTCATGATCCGTGTCCATTTCGACCCTTATGATCTGCCCTTTTTCGTAATACTGGAATCGATCCATGAACTCATCGGCATTGCTGTCTATCTCAAGCCTGATGAGCCTGCCGCGCCTGTCAAAAAGGGCGATCCGGTCTATCTTTCCATCCTTGTTCATATCCAGTCTCACTATCTTTTCCCGTGCCCATGCCGGTTCAGGCTGCAGCAAAGCAACTACGGTCAGCATGATAAAAAACGAGAAAAGATGCCTCATAACAATGCCTCGGCAACAGGAACAAAAATAATTCAATCCCTTCTCCATAAGGAATATTAAATGAAAGAGGAACTTTAATAACACATATCATATAAAAGTGCTACAATTATCACGAAATGTCAACTCCTGAGCCCCTTGCGAAATTGCCGGACCTCTTCCAAATTTCTAATTTCCAATTCCAAGTTTTATTCAGGCTCAGCAAAACTTTATAAGATCCAGCGAACGTCTTAACCTGTCGAGAAATAGCTCTCGAGTCTTTTCATAAAAACCGAGCCCTTTATAAAATCGTTCTTCTTGATACTCAACGGTCAGGCATTCCACGGAAAAACCGATTTCTTCCAGACGGCTTTTGTAGCTGTCTTGTTTCCCCAAAAGGTCCTGCTCTACATGGAGCCCGGCAACATACATGAACGGTATGATGCGGGCTCTCAACCCGGTTTTACCCGGATGAGAAGAAGAGAGAATTCGTTCAATTTTACCAAATACACCTTTGCTGCCAGGAATCCCTTCGATTGAACAGAAATAGACATTGCTGAATCTCCAGGACAGGAGGTGGTCGAGCCCTAAGTAAACAATATTTGCTGAGTCGTCAGAGAGTGGTGTGCCGTGTGCAACGAGCAGGTTGATTCCTTCTTCAGGAGAAATAAAATCCTTTGAAATGATATCCAATACCTCTTCAACAAAATGCCACCGGTGCAACAGGATCTCCCCCACAAGCACTCTGAGACCTGGAAACGATCGGCATGAATCCGCAAGGACCTCATATTCCGTTCCCGGAAAGATCAGAAGCGGCTGGACAGCGGCCCTGGTAAAGCCTTGTTGTTCAAGGGATGCCAGGGTTTGCAGGATCCCCGGATGTCCTGTCTTTTCCCTGATGATCTCGGATGTATAGGCCCATGAAATATCGTAATCTTTGAACTCACTGCGCACTAAATTGTCGAATAGCTGGTAAACAGCCTTGCCCCTTTGGGCCGTGCCGAAGGCAGTAAGAACAATGGCAGGATGTTCTTTAAGGTTGCCTCGCCGTCTGTACTTTTTAAAGTGCATGATTATCTCCCGAAAGATTCACGTCAAGGGCACGCGATGTCAGGTTTTCTACCTGTATTTTTTCACACCAAAGACCACCAGCCCCAGGATCAGAATAACAAACAGGGACGCAAGCCATTGTGCGCCGGAAGACGGCAGGTCAGTGGTGTCATCTTTTGCCTTGACCTCCTCCATCTTATATCCTTCCACTCTTTCTGACTCCGTCCCTGCTTTTGAGGTGTTTTTCTGATATTCTTCACCGGCCTTGAGGGTCTTTTGATCTGATGACTGTAGTCTTTTGGTGAACCCTTCATTCAGTTTTTTCTGCAATCTCTTTCGTGCCCTGACCTGCTCGGCCAGTTGCTTGCCCACGGCCTGCTCGATGGCCAGCTTGAACCTCTCGACCATTTCAGGCGACATGACTCCCGGCAGGGAAATAATGTTTACCACCATCTGGTTGAGTACCGGATTATTGCAGGTATGATCACAGCATGCCACACCCTTCTCGATGACATTAAGGGCGTATTCTGCTGCAAGCCTTTTCTTGATCTTTTCACCGGCATTCCAGTAGCCCTTTCGGATCGATTCCAGCATGCGGGCGGTAATGGACTGATAGGCCCAGGGGTTTTCCCTGTTGAAGAAATCCTTCATTTCGAGACCGTATTTATCTTCTACATACACATCAAAGGTCTGCTCCCATTTGGTCTTGTCGATGGCGGAGGGCACGGTCACCTGCCAGCCCCACATGTATTCCACAAAGTTCGACATCTCCCGGGCACCGGCATATTTTTCTTCCTTCATCCCCTCAATCCATTTGGGATTGAGATAACGCGTTCGAAGCTCGCGGCCGATGGTCCTGGCTACATCTTCCACCTCTACACGGTCCGAAATCCTCTGCATGGTAATCAGGGTATCGGGGACCTGCCCACTCTCTTTTTTGACAGCCAGAGAAAGCCCTCCCAGATACTGAAACATGTCGTCATTATCCATTGCTCCATAGATGTTGGAGGATATGGAATGGACAGCCACGTCCACTCCTTTAAGGTTTTGCCTGAATATCTCCCTTGCCTCTTCTCCCCATTTTCCCTGTCCAAAGGCATAGCCAACCCGGTTTTCATATACCTTCACGATCTCATCATCCGATTCCCAGAAACCGGAATTTCCTGTCATCTCGCAGACCCCTGTTCCATACGATCCGGGTTTCTCCGTAAATATCCTGATCCTGGAAAGGGTGTCCGCCCTTTCTTCATCCGAGCCGGATGCTATCAGCCGTGTCTTGATCTCTGCATTATGTCTGCTGATCAGGTTTTCTATATCTGTCTGGATGGCTGCCTTCCGGACCGCCTTGTCAAGAAGGAGCAGCATATTGGGGAAAAGGTCCCGGTAAAGGCCCGACGGATTTATCAGGATATCGATCCGGGGCCGATCCAGCTTTCTGCCCGGGATCACCTCTGTGCCCGTGACCCGGCCGGCCTTGTCCCAGGTAGGCTTCAGGCCCATCAGATAGAGTATTGTGCTTTCGTTGATCCCCTCGTTCCGGATCGTCTCGGTGGCCCAAAGAACAACAGCCACCTTTTCAGGATATCGCCTCTTTTCCCTCAGGCTCTTTCTGATGATCTTCCCGGCTGCGTATTTGCCGAGTTCCCAGGCCGCTTGAGAGGGGATCCTGTCCGGGTTGAAGCCAAAGAAGTTTTTTCCAGTTGGTATTGCGTCCATGTTTCTTATCGGGTCATTCCCTTCCCCTGATAGCACGTAGCCGCCTTTCAGGGCCTTGGTGAGATAATCGATCTCCCTCGGTCCGGAATCGACAAGGCCTGTTTTTACTTTTTCTTCATTCGCCTGGCTGTTGCGCTTTGAAATGGCCTTGACCATATCCTGTAAGGCCTCACCTCCAGGCGATATGCCGAATGTATGCATACCATAGGGCATGAGGTTTTCCCTGATCTCAAGCAGGTAATGCTCGATCTCTTCGAGCACACTATCGTCAAACTCCGTGATGCCAAGATCATTGAGGAGCCCCATGTCTGTGACAAGATCTTCTATTTTTCCAAGCTTTCCCCCGGCTGTCCGGCTTCCAAGAGAAACAGCCCTGTTGTAGCTGTTTATCATGTCATATAATTGGCTGTATTCATGATAGAGCCCTGCCTCCCTGACCGCCGGGATCAAATGGTCAATGATGACCCCCCTGCCCCTGCGCTTGGCCTGGATCCCTTCTCCCACGTCATCCACGATGTAGGGATAGATGTTGGGAATGTCTGTGATCAAGACTTCCGGTGGGCAGGAGGGCGAAAGCCCTGCCTGTTTCCCGGGAAGCCATTCATGGGTGGCATGTGTCCCCAGATGGATCATGGCATCGGCATGAAAGACGTGTTTGAGCCACAAATAGGCGGCGATGTACTGGTGGTGTGGATAAAGCGTGGGATCATGATAGAGCTTGACAGGATCATCTCCCCAGCCGCGGACAGGCTCCGGCATGATAAGGACATTTCCAAGAATAACTGCCGGAATGATGAATTCGCCGTTCTTGATCATGATGGTTGAGCCTTCTGCCTCTCCCCATTGTTTAATGACATTTTTCCTGAAATCTCCGGGGAGCCCGGAAAACCACTTCTGATAGGTCTTTACCGGGAGCCGGATGGCCTTTTTCCCCTCAAGCATCTTATCCAGTTCCCCCGGGGCCCAGCTGCCTATATTCCTGCCGTACTTCAGTACCAGATCCTTGATAGCGTCTTCGCTCAGATCCTTGTCCATGGCGACCCGATACCCCCCTTTTTTCATGCGCTGGAGGATAAGCTCAAGACTTCTGAATACATTAAGATAGCTGGCGCCCACATTCTGCTTCCCCTGGCCGTGATTATAATAAAGGATGGCCACCCTCTTGTTCTTATTCTCTTTTTTCTTCAATTGAACCCACATCTTCAGCCTGGGGATGAGCAGCTCAATGTTTTCCTTGATAGGTCTGTGAACAAACAGGACCTTACCGGTCTCTTGGTCTAATTGCCTTACCTTGCCGGTAAGAGCAGAGGATTCGATCAGGCCTGATATCTCCGGATTGGCAACAGTCCAGACCACGTCCATGGGCGGGATTCCTGTCGGATCACCACGCCATTCATCGATCGTATTTGAGTAAAGGTTAATCGCATTAAAGACCGGGACGTTCAGATTGATTAGGGCGCGCCGGACATCGTCGTTTAAGGCCGAGTAGAATTTGAGGGAAAAAGCCAAGACCAGATCGACTCTTGCCTGTTGATTCTTATCCATAAACAGCGACGTCAAAATGTCAAAATCGCGGCCAAAGGCAGGAACCACGTTGAATCCTTCATCCTCAAGCGTCTTTATCAGGTAATCGACCTTCTCCTTCTGCCCCTCTACGAGGGAAGATGAAAAAAGCATCATGCCTATCCATGGGGCGTCTTTGATGTACTCTTTTCGATTTCCATACCAATGAAGATATTCTTCAAGGCTTGTGAAAACCGCATCCGCACCGGCATGGTATATCCCAAGGCGCGGCAGCTTCCTGGCTTCCTCATAAGCGATGGATGAATCAAGCTCTTTATGTGCCACCCGGCAGATGAGGTTTTGGATATTAGCTACGCAGAGGTTACTGAAATACTCCTGAATATCAGGGTCAAAAATAATGCCTTGTCTCTTAAGGGCCTCATCATTCCTGGAACCTCTCACGGCATATATGTCCTTGCTCCTGATATTGACATCTTCTATCAAATACCTGCCCAGTTCACCCTGCATCACATCACAGATAATGACCTCGGAAGCATCAATAAACTCCCTTGCAGAACTATCGCTCGTGATATCATGATAAGTGAAGAATCTGACTTTGATATTGTCGGGGAGCCGAAGCCCTTTGATTGCCTTGTTGACAAGGCAGGTGTCCGCATCAATCACCAAAAAAGATATCTGTTTTGCCAAAGTTGTCGATGGGAACAAAAAGAGTATCGCAAGCGGTAAGAGAATATAGAATTTGTTTATGTCGTTCACTTGATCCTGCAATAAATCCCGTTGAGCAGAGCGTTTACGGTCATACGCAATACAAGCGGCATATCTTCAGTTTCTGTGACCTCCTTCATGTTTGCGATCTCTTTTCCTGCAATTTCCCCGGCCACCTTCTTGCACGAGAGTTCATGGCTGCTCAAATCGGCAATCAGCCCCCTTTCATAGTCGTCACTTATTGCGAAAGACGATTCCACAAATGAGGCATAACGGGGTTGGAGCAATACATCTTCCAATGCCCACAGCAGTCTTTTCCTGTCACTGTCGTCCTCCACCCTCATCGAGGTAATTAAATCAAAAAGGCTGATCTTTCGATCCCCCAGTCTCTGGAAGATATTGCGCCGGGCGACGATACCGTTTTGCCTGTATACCGCCTCTTGAACAGCCCCATATACAGCCTTGGCAATCAGTTCGCCCATCTTTGAATGGCCGCCGGAATTGTCAACTGGTATCCCATTTCCACCCACAACTATGATGTTATCGGTTCCGGTTCCAGTAGCCTGGTGAATCCGTGGGGTGTAACTGCTTCGGATATCAAGATCCTGTAATGCTGCGGTTTTTGCCTCCGTGGCACTTATGATGGCCCTGGTCATGGCACGCGGCGAGAGTTTCATGTTGGGCAAAATGATGATATTGATTGTTCCGGGTTTATAGAATCTCCCTTCATCTCTAGACATCCTGACCGCATTTGACTTCACGCCGGCTGTTACAAGGGCATAGACTTCCATATCCCTGAACCTTTCCTTCTTAATGACCAGATTGTCCATGTCCGCGCCGGTGAAAAGAAAACTGGCCGTATCCTCTGATTTGCCAATAGCCTGATATACTCGCTTCCTTATTTCCTCCAAACCGAGTTTATGGCCGATCCCCCAACAAGGAGGGGAAGAATAATGGTTGCCTATCGATTCTATTCCTCTGCGCTCTCCTTCAAGGGTTGAGACCAGAGATAATGGTTCTTTAAAATCGATGATCAGGGTCTTGTTCAAAAAATCATGGATAGTACTGTACGAAATGCGGGCATCTTTTATGTAATCAAGATCGAGATCGAGCTTGCGTGATTTGAATATTTGGTCTTTGAGAACCTGCTCTTCTTTTTTGGAAAACTCATCTTCGTAAATTTTGGCAGAGAGCCAGGAAACGAAATAACCGGCACGTATCGAGGCACGGCACGTAAGGTCACACGGAAAGAAAAATATCTTATCATTTCTTACCGCTTCGACATCCTTCCATCCTGGACGGTCAA is part of the Deltaproteobacteria bacterium genome and harbors:
- a CDS encoding tetrapyrrole methylase, with the translated sequence MKKMRRLVLLVVVVVAIAGSLCWASQAAAWGRGHLYVIGTGPAGPGTATLQALNTIRQMDVIVAPDRHVKLFAEYVGNKPILFDPWTGIWDYKGKKQDELSKEEFACFKVERFRIRDERVEKIKNLLGEGKDVGLLDSGNPCLYGPSHWYAEQFDRQDVVIIPGMGCDAAAMAALGKSTIPAHGTRFVIQSAPFSLMGWNMQDRQILKDLAKYDSTMVFYMALWKPRELFAALQEVLPPDMPCAVVYWAGYPDRERILRGTVADMGEKLAKDKERFMGLLFIGRFMQGKPYESAMKHMQKHLE
- a CDS encoding biopolymer transporter ExbD, producing the protein MIVHPKRRARMGVQVPLTSLIDIVFLLLIYFLLTTNFMVEEGIKVKLPQAKASTPQTEEVITVYVDRQGRAFLGTREVSMPALFDGLKEMIGGKEDKLVVVRADRAVILNKAVKVMDVAKAAGAGRLCLATEKEF
- a CDS encoding MotA/TolQ/ExbB proton channel family protein, encoding MIDFLAKGGILVGPILLCSVVALAIFLERLIHFSRVRIRDFGLVKKVAGYVRDGEPARAIDLARRSESPMARILASALEVMDHDRETFETVVVHSTGEEVRELSRYLQVLATIGSIAPLLGLLGTVIGMIKAFMVIQQMGGKVNAAVLAGGIWEAMLTTALGLAVALPTMVAHSYLVSRVDKYEARLQDGMVTFIKTAIKATGR
- a CDS encoding cobalamin biosynthesis protein CbiK, with the translated sequence MHFKKYRRRGNLKEHPAIVLTAFGTAQRGKAVYQLFDNLVRSEFKDYDISWAYTSEIIREKTGHPGILQTLASLEQQGFTRAAVQPLLIFPGTEYEVLADSCRSFPGLRVLVGEILLHRWHFVEEVLDIISKDFISPEEGINLLVAHGTPLSDDSANIVYLGLDHLLSWRFSNVYFCSIEGIPGSKGVFGKIERILSSSHPGKTGLRARIIPFMYVAGLHVEQDLLGKQDSYKSRLEEIGFSVECLTVEYQEERFYKGLGFYEKTRELFLDRLRRSLDLIKFC